In Acidobacteriota bacterium, one genomic interval encodes:
- the pheT gene encoding phenylalanine--tRNA ligase subunit beta, whose translation MKILVSWLREFVDPGVPIEELGWRLHMAGFELASIDPVGGTASADEDAVVDLEITANRPDCLSVAGIAREAATLFDRPLTLPTPTLRGEPTTPLPLSVTVDAAELCGRYAAAMADVRIGPSPAWLERRLAAAGVRAINNIVDVSNYVLLEMGHPTHAFDYARLGGAAIVVRRARAGERVTTLDGQERTLEPEMLVIADAGRAQAVAGVMGGLDSEVSLATTTIVLESAWFLPTSVRRTGKRLGLSTEASYRFERGADPDAPVRALARCCELIEQIGAGAVRPGWIDAHPAPRARTTLTLRGSRVAAVLGAAIAPGEIERVLGGLGFDLSSSPAAGDASVWHVTVPSWRGDVAREIDLIEEVARVHGYDRLPTTFPSLVTAPAPPDARLARDGVARRLARALGFHEAMTFTFVERDAALPYVADAASLVPIANPLSEKFAVLRPSLLAGLVDSVAYNRRREQRDVRLFETGSRFASDGGESRGIALAWTGAGAAEHWSGSGRPVDFFDLKGAVEVICDGLGLAARFEEAVVSWLVHGRAASAIVSGRDGGEIVFGRLGQLAPAAAAARGLPAHDEVYVAELDLDAVADLVSFGEDVRVRPLPRFPSVVRDLSLVVAEGLPAEALRATIRQAAPPTLEHAREFARYRGRGVPDGQVSLSFRLTFRAADRTLTDAEVQSATDEIVAALQRAHDARLR comes from the coding sequence GTGAAGATCCTGGTCTCGTGGCTGCGTGAGTTCGTCGACCCCGGCGTGCCGATCGAGGAGCTCGGCTGGAGGCTGCACATGGCGGGCTTCGAGCTCGCCAGCATCGACCCCGTCGGCGGCACCGCGTCGGCCGACGAGGACGCGGTCGTCGACCTCGAGATCACCGCCAACCGGCCCGACTGCCTGAGCGTCGCGGGCATCGCCCGCGAGGCGGCGACGCTGTTCGATCGACCGCTCACGCTTCCGACCCCGACCCTGCGCGGCGAGCCGACGACACCGCTGCCGCTCTCGGTGACCGTCGACGCGGCCGAGTTGTGCGGCCGGTACGCCGCAGCGATGGCCGACGTGCGGATCGGCCCGTCGCCGGCCTGGCTCGAGCGGCGTCTCGCGGCCGCCGGCGTGCGCGCCATCAACAACATCGTCGACGTCTCGAACTACGTGCTGCTCGAGATGGGCCATCCGACGCACGCGTTCGACTACGCGAGGCTCGGCGGCGCCGCCATCGTCGTGCGACGGGCGCGGGCCGGTGAGCGCGTGACGACGCTCGACGGGCAGGAGCGGACGCTCGAGCCGGAGATGCTCGTCATCGCCGACGCCGGGCGCGCCCAGGCCGTGGCGGGCGTGATGGGCGGCCTCGATTCCGAGGTGTCGCTGGCGACGACCACGATCGTGCTCGAGAGCGCGTGGTTCCTGCCGACCTCGGTGCGGCGTACCGGCAAGCGCCTCGGCCTGTCGACCGAGGCGTCGTACCGCTTCGAGCGCGGCGCCGATCCCGACGCGCCGGTGCGCGCGCTCGCGCGGTGTTGCGAGCTCATCGAGCAGATTGGCGCGGGCGCGGTGCGGCCCGGCTGGATCGATGCCCATCCGGCGCCCCGGGCCCGGACGACGCTGACGCTGCGGGGGTCGCGGGTCGCGGCCGTCCTCGGCGCGGCCATCGCCCCCGGAGAGATCGAGCGCGTGCTCGGCGGCCTCGGCTTCGACCTCTCGTCGTCGCCCGCCGCCGGCGACGCGTCGGTGTGGCACGTGACGGTGCCCTCGTGGCGCGGCGACGTCGCCCGTGAGATCGATCTCATCGAGGAGGTCGCCCGCGTCCACGGCTACGACCGTCTGCCGACGACGTTTCCGTCGCTCGTCACGGCACCGGCCCCCCCCGACGCCCGGCTCGCGCGCGACGGCGTGGCCCGGCGGCTGGCCCGGGCGCTCGGCTTCCACGAGGCCATGACGTTCACCTTCGTCGAGCGCGATGCGGCCCTGCCCTACGTCGCCGACGCCGCGTCACTCGTGCCGATCGCCAACCCGCTCTCCGAGAAGTTCGCGGTGCTGCGGCCGTCGCTGCTCGCGGGGCTCGTCGACTCGGTCGCCTACAACCGGCGGCGCGAGCAGCGCGACGTCCGCCTCTTCGAGACCGGCAGCCGGTTTGCGAGTGATGGGGGCGAGTCGCGCGGCATCGCACTGGCCTGGACGGGTGCAGGCGCGGCCGAACACTGGAGCGGCAGCGGCCGCCCGGTCGATTTCTTCGATCTGAAGGGAGCCGTCGAGGTGATCTGCGACGGCCTCGGCCTTGCGGCGCGCTTCGAGGAGGCCGTCGTGTCGTGGCTCGTCCACGGCCGCGCCGCGTCGGCGATCGTCTCGGGCCGTGACGGCGGTGAGATCGTCTTCGGCCGTCTCGGCCAGTTGGCGCCCGCCGCGGCCGCCGCCCGCGGCCTGCCCGCCCACGACGAGGTGTACGTGGCGGAACTCGACCTCGACGCGGTGGCCGATCTCGTCTCCTTCGGCGAGGACGTCCGCGTGCGGCCGTTGCCCCGTTTCCCGTCGGTCGTGCGCGACCTCTCGCTCGTGGTGGCGGAAGGCTTGCCGGCCGAGGCGCTTCGTGCCACGATCCGGCAGGCGGCACCGCCGACACTCGAACACGCGCGCGAGTTCGCTCGCTATCGCGGGCGCGGCGTGCCAGACGGCCAGGTCAGCCTCTCGTTCCGCCTGACGTTCCGCGCCGCCGACCGGACCCTGACCGACGCCGAGGTGCAGTCGGCGACCGACGAGATCGTCGCGGCGCTTCAGCGCGCGCAC
- the pheS gene encoding phenylalanine--tRNA ligase subunit alpha — MIDSTISRLRAEAERDLAAAATERDLQAIRDRYLGRKHGAVTAVFQQIAGASPDERRELGRLANSLKTYVEGELTARREALLATARPADAVDISLAGRRHTPGRRHPLTVMRERIEAIFARQGYDILDGPETEDDWHNFEALNMPPEHPARDMQDTLYLAAPLERRLWGAGATPGATSAATLLRTHTSAMQIHYMAAHPPPVRIICPGRVYRRDNPDVTHTPMFTQVEGLVVGEAVTMGDLKGTITAFLRELFASDVRVAFRPSFFPYTEPSADVFAECQACRGAGCGMCKRTGWIEVLGCGMVHPAVFEAVGYDSERFTGFAFGIGIERLALLGHGVEDIRQFYENDLRFLEQFPS, encoded by the coding sequence ATGATTGACTCCACCATCTCCCGCCTGCGCGCCGAGGCCGAGCGCGATCTCGCCGCGGCCGCCACCGAGCGCGACCTCCAGGCGATTCGCGACCGCTACCTCGGGCGCAAGCACGGCGCCGTCACCGCGGTCTTCCAGCAGATCGCGGGCGCGTCGCCGGACGAGCGGCGCGAGCTCGGCCGGCTCGCCAACTCGCTCAAGACCTATGTCGAGGGCGAGCTCACGGCGCGGCGTGAGGCGCTGCTGGCGACCGCGAGGCCCGCCGACGCCGTCGACATCAGCCTCGCCGGCCGCCGCCACACGCCGGGGCGCCGTCATCCGCTCACGGTGATGCGGGAGCGCATCGAGGCCATCTTCGCGCGCCAGGGCTACGACATCCTCGACGGTCCCGAGACCGAGGACGACTGGCACAACTTCGAAGCCCTCAACATGCCGCCGGAGCACCCCGCGCGCGACATGCAGGACACGCTCTACCTCGCGGCGCCGCTCGAGCGGCGTCTCTGGGGCGCCGGCGCGACCCCCGGCGCGACGAGCGCCGCCACGCTGCTCCGCACGCACACCTCGGCCATGCAGATTCACTACATGGCCGCGCACCCGCCGCCCGTGCGCATCATCTGCCCGGGGCGGGTCTACCGGCGCGACAATCCCGACGTGACGCACACGCCGATGTTCACGCAGGTCGAAGGCCTGGTCGTCGGTGAAGCCGTCACCATGGGCGATCTCAAGGGCACGATCACCGCGTTCCTGCGTGAACTGTTCGCGAGCGACGTGCGCGTGGCGTTCCGCCCGAGCTTCTTCCCGTATACCGAGCCGTCGGCCGACGTCTTCGCCGAGTGCCAGGCGTGCCGCGGCGCGGGGTGCGGGATGTGCAAGCGCACGGGGTGGATCGAGGTGCTCGGCTGCGGCATGGTCCACCCGGCCGTCTTCGAGGCGGTGGGCTACGACAGCGAGCGGTTCACGGGCTTCGCGTTCGGCATCGGCATCGAGCGGCTGGCGCTGCTCGGCCACGGCGTCGAGGACATCCGGCAGTTCTACGAGAACGACTTGCGGTTCCTGGAGCAGTTTCCCTCGTGA
- the rplT gene encoding 50S ribosomal protein L20, with product MPRVKRGTVRRAKRKKLLERAKGYYQTKSKLYRAAKEAVDRALSFAYVGRKRKKRDFRQLWIQRINAAAREHGLTYGQFMHGLKTAGMTIDRKMLADMAATQPEAFAGLVARVKTADPAPAA from the coding sequence ATGCCGAGAGTCAAGCGCGGCACCGTGCGTCGAGCGAAGCGGAAGAAGCTGCTCGAGCGCGCCAAAGGGTACTACCAGACCAAGAGCAAGCTCTATCGTGCGGCGAAGGAAGCCGTCGATCGGGCGCTCTCCTTCGCCTACGTCGGCCGAAAGCGCAAGAAGCGCGATTTCCGGCAGTTGTGGATCCAGCGGATCAACGCGGCCGCGCGCGAGCACGGTCTCACGTACGGCCAGTTCATGCACGGGCTGAAGACCGCGGGCATGACCATCGATCGGAAGATGCTCGCCGACATGGCGGCCACCCAGCCCGAGGCGTTCGCCGGCCTCGTGGCCCGCGTCAAGACCGCCGATCCGGCCCCGGCCGCCTGA
- the rpmI gene encoding 50S ribosomal protein L35, which translates to MPKLKTHRGAAKRFKATASGKFKRSSAFKRHILTSKSTKRKRALRGTTLVSEHDQATLERMLPYK; encoded by the coding sequence ATGCCGAAATTGAAGACCCACCGCGGCGCCGCCAAGCGGTTCAAGGCCACGGCGAGCGGGAAGTTCAAGCGCAGCAGCGCGTTCAAGCGCCATATCCTGACCAGCAAATCGACCAAGCGGAAGCGCGCCCTGCGCGGCACGACGCTCGTCTCGGAACACGATCAGGCCACGCTCGAGCGGATGTTGCCGTACAAGTAA
- the infC gene encoding translation initiation factor IF-3 — translation MRRDDRARVNERIRVREIRVIDDTGEQLGIMAPAQALAIARQKGLDLVEVSATAVPPVCRIMDYGRFQYLEQKRARQAKKHQKQIEVKEVKFRPKVDEHDYQFKKRNIERFLGDGDKVKATVFFRGREIAHPEIGRRILERLVTEIAEIAIAETMPRLEGNQMSTILAQRPGSKKVERAERAQPETSDQPAS, via the coding sequence ATGCGCCGGGACGACCGCGCCCGCGTGAACGAACGTATCCGCGTCCGCGAGATCCGCGTCATCGACGACACGGGCGAGCAGCTGGGCATCATGGCGCCGGCACAGGCGCTGGCGATTGCCCGGCAGAAAGGGCTCGACCTCGTCGAGGTCTCGGCCACGGCCGTGCCGCCGGTCTGCCGCATCATGGACTACGGGCGCTTCCAGTACCTGGAGCAGAAGCGCGCCCGGCAGGCCAAGAAGCACCAGAAGCAGATCGAGGTCAAGGAAGTCAAGTTCCGGCCGAAGGTCGACGAACACGACTACCAGTTCAAGAAGCGCAACATCGAGCGCTTCCTGGGTGACGGCGACAAGGTGAAGGCGACGGTGTTCTTCCGGGGCCGCGAGATCGCGCACCCCGAGATCGGCCGGCGCATCCTCGAGCGGCTGGTCACGGAGATCGCCGAGATCGCCATCGCCGAGACCATGCCACGGCTCGAAGGCAACCAGATGAGCACGATCCTGGCGCAACGGCCCGGCTCGAAGAAGGTGGAGCGCGCCGAGCGCGCGCAGCCGGAAACGAGCGACCAGCCAGCATCCTGA
- the thrS gene encoding threonine--tRNA ligase — MTEIVVTLPDGSERRAPRGTSVAELAATISPRLARAALAATVDDRLVDLSFGLDRDARVRIVTADAPEALAVYRHSTAHLLAAAVTQLFPGTQCGIGPATDDGFFYDFVVERPFVPEDLERIEAKMRELAEADLPYERQMWPRDEALAFFASRGEPLKCQLIDEKTAGEPAVSCYTIRDRELFVDFCVGPHVPSTGRLKAFKLLSTSNAYWKGDANNQPMQRVYGTAFFSDKELKAHLTRLEEAKKRDHRRLGRDLGLFTFHPWAPGATFWLDKGTTLYHLLADYMRGVLFPAGYVELKTPLVFNRALWETSGHWQHYRQHMFLVESENEPMGVKAMNCPGHMLVFASAVRSYRDLPLRFHEQTPLHRNEASGVLSGLTRVRQFAQDDAHCFVMASQIGEEVERLLRLVQRVYADFDLTPDMKLSTRPAEFLGEVATWDHAEAELRRALAAVNQPYTVNEGDGAFYGPKIDFDVTDAIGRQWQCATIQLDYQLPERFDLKYVGADNHEHRPVVIHRAIFGSFERFIALLIEHYAGAFPLWLAPVQAVVLPIADRHVEYARRVGAELAAAGLRVETDARQEKVNYKIREAQLQKIPYMLVVGDREAADGTVAVRSRAGGDLGSRALPEFVAAAREEIRTKGLSRA, encoded by the coding sequence ATGACCGAGATCGTCGTCACGCTTCCGGATGGGTCGGAGCGGCGCGCTCCACGAGGAACGTCCGTGGCCGAACTGGCCGCCACGATTTCGCCTCGGCTCGCCAGAGCGGCGCTCGCCGCGACGGTCGACGACCGTCTCGTCGATCTGTCGTTCGGCCTCGACCGTGATGCGCGGGTCCGAATCGTGACCGCGGACGCGCCCGAGGCGCTCGCGGTCTACCGCCACTCGACCGCGCACCTGCTGGCGGCCGCCGTGACGCAATTGTTCCCCGGCACGCAGTGCGGCATCGGTCCGGCGACCGACGACGGCTTCTTCTACGACTTCGTCGTCGAGCGGCCGTTCGTGCCCGAGGATCTCGAGCGCATCGAGGCGAAGATGCGCGAGCTGGCCGAGGCCGACCTGCCGTACGAGCGGCAGATGTGGCCGCGCGACGAGGCCCTCGCGTTCTTCGCCAGCCGTGGTGAGCCGCTGAAGTGCCAGCTGATCGACGAGAAGACGGCCGGCGAGCCTGCCGTGTCGTGCTACACCATCCGCGACCGTGAGCTGTTCGTCGACTTCTGCGTGGGGCCCCACGTGCCGTCGACCGGACGGCTCAAGGCGTTCAAGCTGCTGTCGACGTCCAACGCCTACTGGAAGGGCGACGCGAACAACCAGCCGATGCAGCGGGTCTACGGCACGGCGTTCTTCTCGGACAAGGAGCTGAAGGCCCATCTCACGCGTCTCGAGGAGGCGAAGAAGCGCGACCATCGCCGGCTCGGCCGCGACCTGGGGCTCTTCACGTTCCACCCGTGGGCGCCGGGGGCCACTTTCTGGCTCGACAAGGGCACGACGCTCTATCACCTGCTCGCCGACTACATGCGCGGCGTGCTGTTCCCCGCGGGGTACGTCGAGTTGAAGACGCCGCTGGTCTTCAACAGGGCGCTCTGGGAGACGTCGGGCCACTGGCAGCACTACCGGCAGCACATGTTCCTCGTCGAATCGGAGAACGAGCCCATGGGGGTCAAGGCGATGAACTGCCCCGGCCACATGCTCGTCTTCGCGAGCGCCGTCCGGAGCTATCGCGATCTGCCGCTGCGCTTCCACGAGCAGACGCCGCTGCACCGCAACGAGGCGTCGGGCGTCTTGTCGGGACTGACGCGCGTGCGGCAGTTCGCGCAGGACGACGCGCACTGCTTCGTGATGGCATCGCAGATTGGCGAGGAGGTCGAGCGCCTGCTCCGGCTCGTCCAGCGGGTCTACGCCGACTTCGACCTGACGCCCGACATGAAGCTCTCGACGCGGCCCGCCGAGTTCCTCGGCGAGGTCGCCACGTGGGATCACGCCGAGGCGGAGCTGCGCCGCGCCCTCGCCGCCGTGAACCAGCCGTACACGGTCAACGAGGGCGACGGCGCGTTCTACGGTCCGAAGATCGACTTCGACGTCACCGACGCCATCGGCCGGCAGTGGCAGTGCGCGACGATTCAGCTCGACTACCAGCTGCCCGAGCGCTTCGACCTGAAGTACGTCGGCGCCGACAACCACGAGCATCGGCCGGTCGTCATTCACCGGGCGATCTTCGGCAGCTTCGAACGCTTCATCGCGCTGCTCATCGAGCACTACGCCGGTGCGTTCCCGCTGTGGCTGGCCCCCGTGCAGGCGGTCGTGCTGCCGATTGCCGACCGGCACGTCGAGTACGCCCGCCGCGTCGGCGCCGAGCTCGCGGCCGCCGGGTTGCGAGTCGAGACCGACGCGCGACAGGAGAAGGTGAACTACAAGATTCGGGAAGCGCAGCTCCAGAAGATCCCCTACATGCTGGTCGTCGGCGATCGCGAGGCGGCCGACGGCACGGTGGCCGTGCGCAGCCGCGCCGGCGGGGACCTCGGCTCGCGCGCGCTTCCCGAGTTCGTGGCCGCGGCCCGCGAGGAGATCCGCACGAAGGGTCTCAGCCGTGCATAA
- a CDS encoding HU family DNA-binding protein, whose protein sequence is MNKQDVIAKIVKDTGITKTAAAAAVDSLFDSLTKALKKGDSITFVGFGTFKTVQRKARTARNPQTGASIKIPKRKVVRFTPGKALKTTVK, encoded by the coding sequence ATGAACAAGCAAGACGTCATCGCGAAGATCGTCAAGGACACCGGCATCACGAAGACGGCGGCAGCGGCCGCGGTCGACTCCCTGTTCGACAGCCTCACGAAGGCGCTCAAGAAGGGCGACTCGATCACGTTCGTGGGGTTCGGCACGTTCAAGACGGTCCAGCGCAAGGCGCGCACCGCGCGCAATCCGCAGACGGGCGCCTCGATCAAGATCCCGAAGCGCAAGGTGGTGCGGTTCACGCCGGGCAAGGCGCTCAAGACCACCGTCAAGTAG
- a CDS encoding PDZ domain-containing protein: protein MTFRTRLAVLLVSTPLVAFAVVGGLMGKTVTRDDSYRNLRIFEDVVSLVLNNYVEEVDIDRVMDGAMRGLADGLDAESSFLSSAEVTAIERGEAPPPGDTGLDLTRQYYLRVVAARDGSPAARAGIDTGDYLRAIDGVSTRDMSLYEGRRRLRGEVGSTVTLTVLRGSAAEPHQVTLTREAVPSRVTAARMLADGIGLIRVETFGPDVAAALQSEVASLRQSGARALVVDVRATTGGDIESGLEAARLFLSDVPLARRESRGRTPEIITAPKNDRVIDLPVALLVTTGTAGAGELFAAALAGNGRATLVGERTIGRAGVQKLVRLPDGSGLWMTWARFLAPDGTAIHGAGLEPTIAASTPDVEFGAERPAVDPILDAALDHLRATSAR, encoded by the coding sequence ATGACCTTCCGAACGCGCCTCGCCGTCCTCCTCGTCTCGACGCCGCTCGTGGCCTTCGCCGTCGTGGGCGGGCTGATGGGCAAGACGGTCACCCGCGACGACAGCTACCGCAACCTCCGGATCTTCGAGGACGTCGTCTCGCTGGTGCTGAACAACTACGTCGAAGAGGTCGACATCGACCGGGTGATGGACGGCGCGATGCGCGGTCTCGCCGACGGACTCGACGCGGAGAGCTCGTTTCTGTCGAGCGCGGAAGTCACGGCCATCGAGCGTGGGGAGGCGCCGCCACCCGGCGACACGGGCCTCGACCTGACGCGTCAGTACTATCTTCGGGTCGTGGCCGCGCGCGACGGATCGCCGGCAGCGCGCGCCGGCATCGACACGGGCGACTACCTCCGGGCGATCGACGGCGTGTCGACCCGCGACATGTCGCTCTACGAGGGCCGCCGGCGCCTGCGCGGTGAGGTCGGATCGACCGTGACGCTGACCGTGCTCCGCGGCAGCGCCGCCGAGCCCCACCAGGTCACGCTGACCCGCGAGGCGGTCCCCTCGCGCGTCACCGCCGCGAGGATGCTCGCCGACGGCATCGGGCTGATCCGTGTCGAGACGTTCGGCCCGGACGTCGCCGCGGCGCTCCAGAGCGAGGTGGCGTCGTTGCGGCAGTCCGGCGCCCGCGCGCTCGTCGTCGATGTACGGGCGACGACGGGCGGCGACATCGAGAGCGGCCTCGAGGCGGCCCGGCTCTTCCTGTCGGACGTCCCACTCGCCCGCCGGGAGAGCCGCGGCCGGACCCCGGAGATCATCACCGCCCCGAAGAACGACCGGGTCATCGACCTGCCCGTGGCGCTGCTCGTGACGACGGGTACGGCGGGAGCGGGCGAGTTGTTCGCCGCGGCGCTCGCCGGCAACGGTCGCGCCACCCTCGTGGGCGAGCGGACGATCGGCCGCGCCGGCGTGCAGAAGCTCGTTCGGCTGCCCGACGGCAGCGGGCTGTGGATGACGTGGGCCCGGTTCCTCGCCCCGGACGGCACGGCGATTCACGGCGCCGGGCTCGAGCCGACCATCGCGGCGTCGACCCCCGACGTCGAGTTCGGCGCCGAGCGTCCCGCCGTCGATCCCATCCTCGACGCGGCGCTCGATCACCTGCGCGCGACGAGCGCGCGGTGA
- a CDS encoding peptidoglycan DD-metalloendopeptidase family protein, protein MRRRRRAVVVMAVVACVVAGEAVRPGPSAQQAPLVDLSTRGREAVQGVYTEELAKRARERLEELRREAAALARQERTLLGELRRLEVEREIRATEVARLDAELDDVSRQQQAASARVEALEAQVAAERPEIATRLRRLARLRSPLDAWWLVGVDDLRAAGARWRLLAGVVARDRQRVEAYGAMLATLHDERAALEARETTLTALRDDARAARAALDRAAAERAALARRVASQRELADTLRRELADAESRLDQSLARLADTSREVEAPLPIKAFQGRLGWPLRGRIAGRFGRQTPSAYGTRTYRSGVEIDAPEATPVRAVHEGRVVFAEPFAGFGRLVIVDHGGGAFSLYGHLSSMLVPVGAAVTQGGIVGTVGQTPTGGTALYFELRIDGRPVDPVQWLAPVSP, encoded by the coding sequence ATGCGACGTCGACGTCGAGCCGTGGTCGTGATGGCCGTGGTCGCCTGCGTGGTGGCGGGCGAGGCGGTGCGGCCGGGACCCTCCGCGCAACAGGCGCCGCTCGTCGACCTGTCGACCCGCGGGCGCGAAGCCGTTCAGGGCGTCTACACCGAGGAGCTCGCGAAGCGGGCGCGTGAACGGCTCGAGGAACTGCGGCGGGAGGCGGCCGCCCTCGCGCGCCAGGAGCGCACGCTGCTCGGCGAGCTGCGGCGCCTCGAGGTCGAGCGCGAGATCCGCGCGACCGAGGTCGCCCGCCTCGACGCCGAGCTCGACGACGTCTCCCGGCAGCAGCAGGCCGCGAGCGCCCGCGTCGAGGCGCTGGAGGCCCAGGTGGCCGCGGAACGCCCCGAGATCGCGACGCGACTCCGGCGGCTCGCCCGTCTGCGGTCGCCGCTCGACGCCTGGTGGCTCGTGGGCGTCGACGACCTGCGGGCGGCGGGCGCGCGCTGGCGACTGCTCGCCGGCGTGGTGGCGCGCGACCGCCAGCGGGTCGAGGCGTACGGCGCGATGCTCGCCACGCTGCACGACGAGCGAGCCGCGCTCGAGGCCCGCGAGACGACGCTGACCGCGTTGCGCGACGACGCGCGCGCGGCGCGGGCCGCCCTCGACCGGGCCGCGGCCGAGCGCGCCGCGCTGGCGCGGCGCGTCGCCTCGCAGCGCGAGCTCGCCGACACGCTGCGGCGCGAGCTGGCCGACGCCGAGAGCCGCCTCGATCAGTCGCTCGCGCGCCTCGCCGACACGTCGCGGGAGGTCGAAGCGCCGCTGCCCATCAAGGCCTTCCAGGGCCGCCTCGGCTGGCCCCTGCGCGGCCGGATCGCGGGACGGTTCGGGCGCCAGACGCCGTCGGCGTACGGCACGCGCACCTACCGCAGCGGCGTCGAGATCGATGCCCCGGAGGCCACGCCCGTCCGCGCGGTGCACGAAGGCCGCGTGGTGTTCGCCGAGCCCTTCGCGGGGTTCGGCCGGCTCGTGATCGTCGATCACGGGGGAGGCGCCTTTTCCCTGTACGGCCACCTCTCGTCGATGCTCGTCCCGGTGGGCGCCGCCGTGACCCAGGGCGGAATCGTCGGCACGGTGGGCCAGACGCCGACGGGCGGAACGGCACTCTATTTCGAGCTGCGGATCGACGGTCGCCCGGTCGATCCGGTACAATGGCTGGCACCGGTTTCCCCGTGA
- the ruvX gene encoding Holliday junction resolvase RuvX, protein MRVIAFDLGAKRTGVAVSDATGTLARPLTVIHGEPLAAALALIDGLRGEGDGLSAVVVGLPRRLDGSANDVTPLAERFAEAVRTATGLPVALQDERLSSHEAEQRLAARERDWRRRKARIDAAAAAVILQDYLDLAAPGRTRVSAAGPGASP, encoded by the coding sequence ATGCGGGTGATCGCATTCGATCTCGGTGCCAAGCGGACTGGCGTCGCCGTCAGTGACGCCACGGGCACGCTCGCCCGCCCGCTCACCGTCATCCACGGCGAGCCGCTCGCCGCCGCCCTCGCTCTGATCGACGGGCTCCGCGGCGAAGGCGACGGTCTGTCGGCTGTGGTCGTGGGCCTGCCGCGTCGCCTCGACGGGTCGGCCAACGACGTCACGCCTCTCGCCGAGCGCTTCGCGGAGGCCGTGCGAACCGCGACGGGCCTGCCCGTCGCGCTGCAGGACGAGCGGCTCTCGAGCCACGAGGCCGAGCAGCGGCTGGCCGCGCGCGAACGCGACTGGCGGCGCCGGAAGGCGCGGATCGACGCGGCGGCCGCCGCGGTCATCCTCCAGGACTACCTCGACCTCGCCGCCCCGGGACGGACGAGGGTGTCGGCGGCCGGCCCGGGGGCGTCCCCGTGA
- the mltG gene encoding endolytic transglycosylase MltG — MTSAIPPAGSPEVAHPDPPPPRPRRRFWRRLALVAGSGLALIVVLAGGLAVHVLHQTERPFRGFEGDEQFVEIARGSGVAAIARQLEDAGVVSDARWFRVAAWRRDAHTTLKAGEYRFTTASSPLEVIDRLVRGDVYRRLVTFREGLSIREKAAVFAAQGLGDAQAFLDAATNRALVAEVDPAAPDLEGYLFPDTYALPRSLSADDVVRMMVERFLGVVDQTMRERAAARGLTIRQLVTLASLVEKETAVPDERPIVAGVFANRLRIGMGLQCDPTVIYALQRAGLYTGNLTRENLRFDSPYNTYRYAGLPPGPIAAPGRASIEAALDPADVPYFYFVSRNDGSHVFATTLREHNENVRRWQVQYFREKRAREQAGPTDGGSRPES; from the coding sequence GTGACGTCGGCGATTCCACCAGCCGGGTCGCCGGAGGTCGCGCATCCCGATCCGCCACCACCGCGCCCGCGCCGCCGGTTCTGGCGCCGTCTCGCGCTCGTCGCCGGATCGGGCCTCGCGCTGATCGTCGTGCTCGCCGGGGGCCTCGCCGTGCACGTGCTGCACCAGACGGAACGGCCGTTCCGCGGGTTCGAGGGCGATGAGCAGTTCGTGGAGATCGCGCGCGGCAGCGGCGTGGCGGCCATCGCGCGGCAGCTCGAAGACGCCGGCGTCGTCTCCGACGCGCGGTGGTTTCGCGTGGCCGCGTGGCGCCGCGACGCGCACACGACCCTGAAGGCCGGCGAGTACCGCTTCACGACGGCGTCCTCTCCACTCGAGGTGATCGATCGCCTCGTGCGGGGTGACGTGTATCGCCGGCTGGTCACGTTCCGCGAGGGGCTCTCGATCCGGGAGAAGGCCGCCGTGTTCGCCGCCCAGGGCCTTGGCGACGCGCAGGCGTTTCTCGACGCGGCGACCAACCGGGCCCTCGTGGCCGAGGTCGATCCCGCCGCGCCCGACCTCGAAGGCTATCTCTTCCCGGATACCTACGCCCTGCCGCGATCGCTGTCTGCCGACGACGTCGTCAGGATGATGGTCGAGCGGTTCCTCGGCGTGGTCGACCAGACGATGCGCGAGCGCGCCGCGGCCCGCGGCCTGACGATCAGGCAGCTCGTGACGCTCGCCTCGCTCGTCGAGAAGGAGACCGCCGTGCCCGACGAACGCCCCATCGTGGCCGGCGTGTTCGCCAATCGACTCCGGATCGGGATGGGCCTGCAGTGCGACCCGACCGTCATCTACGCCCTGCAGCGCGCCGGGCTGTACACGGGGAACCTGACGCGCGAGAACCTCCGCTTCGACTCGCCCTACAACACCTATCGCTATGCGGGCCTGCCGCCGGGCCCCATCGCGGCGCCGGGCCGGGCCTCGATCGAGGCCGCGCTCGACCCGGCCGACGTCCCGTACTTCTACTTCGTCAGCCGCAACGACGGGAGCCACGTGTTCGCGACGACCCTCCGCGAGCACAACGAGAACGTCAGGCGCTGGCAGGTGCAGTACTTCCGCGAGAAGCGGGCCCGCGAGCAGGCGGGGCCCACCGACGGCGGCAGCCGCCCCGAATCGTGA